TGAAAGCAGGCGACGTGATCGCCACAAAAGAAGGAAAATGAAAATATTCACCAATATCAAACTGGCAGCAACCATTGCCTTCACGCACATGCGTGCGCGGTTAAAACAAACGGTGATTGCCACCGCAGGCGTCACCTTTGGTATCACGGTGTTCATTTTTATGGTCAGCTTTATACAAGGCTCCAATGATTTCGTACAGGCGGTCGCGTTTGAACAATCACCACATCTGCGCCTGTACAACGAGATACAGACCGCCCCTTCCAATATACTGGACCGCGCCGAGCCTGGCACCATCAATATGGTCAGCCATGTAAAACCAAAAGACATCCTGCTGAACCTGAAAGACGGGCCGCAGATAGTACAGGCATTGCAGCAGGACCCGCGGGTAACCGCGGTTTCCGGGTCCGTCAGCACCCAGGTGTTCTACCGCCTCGGCTCCAGCAGTATCAATGGTACGATCAACGGTATCCGTTTTGAACAGGAGAATGCTTTGTTCAACCTGCAGTCTAAACTGGTGGATGGCAGCTTCAGAGAACTGTCTACCCTCCCTAACAGCATCGTGGTGGGCGTAGGGCTGGCGCGGCGGCTCAATGTAAAAACCGGCGACCGGCTGGAAGTGACGACAGAAAAGGGCAACAACTTTTCCGTGAAGGTAGTGGGCATTTTCAAGACCGGCCTTACGGACATCGACAAACAGCAGAGTTACGCCAGTCTCAATACCGTCCAGCGTTTCCTCGAAGTGCCGGTTTCCTATATCACCGACATCAAGATTAAATTACATGATATGGAGCTGGCGCCGGCCATGTCGAAGGAATTACAGGCCAAGTACGGCTTTCACGGCTCGGACTGGAAACAGGACAACTCCGCGCTGCTGGAAGGCGACGCCCTGCGGAAAATGATCGTTTATGGCGTAGCCACCACCATATTACTGGTAGCGGGTTTTGGCATCTTTAACATTCTTACCATGATGATTTATGAGAAGATGAAAGATATTGCCATTCTGAAAGCGATGGGCTTTTCCGATACGGACATCCGGTGGATATTCCTGGTACAGGCGCTTATCATCGGTATCACCGGTGCGTTAATGGGACTGGTGTTCGGTTTTCTGGCGGCCTATGGTATTTCTAAAATGCCGTATAAAAGCGATGTCATGATCACCCTTGACCATCTGCCGGTGAGCTTTAGTGCTGTGTACTATGTTACCGGTTTCACCTTCGGTATTCTCACCACTACCCTTGCCGGTTACCTGCCATCGCGCAAAGCTGCCGGCGTAGATCCGATCACTATTTTAAGAGGATGACCATGAACCTGATTGAAGTAAGGAACATCAACAAATATTTTTACCAGCCCTCCAAAATGCAGGTGCTGACGGACGTCAGTCTGGATATAGAAAAAGGCCATTTTGTCTCCATCACCGGTAAATCGGGCAGCGGCAAATCCACGCTGCTCTATCTGTTGTCCACTATGGACACGGCTTTTGAAGGCAGCATCCGTATCAATGGTGAAGAGATGCAAGGCAAACGTAACCGGTGGCTGGCAGACTTCCGCAACCATCATATTGGCTTTGTATTCCAGTTCCATTATCTGTTGCCCGAATTCAGTGCGCTCCGCAATGTGATGCTGCCTGCCCTGAAGCTGGCCCGTTATGCTCCTGATGAGATAGAACACCGGGCCATGGACCTCTTAAAACTGTTGGGGGTAGACGAGCAAGCCACCAAACGGGCGTCCATGCTTTCCGGCGGTCAGCAGCAAAGAGTGGCCATTGCCCGGGCATTGATCAACGAACCGCTGATCATTATGGGCGATGAGCCGACAGGCAATCTGGACAGCCAGAATGCCGCCATCGTGTTCGATCTCTTCCGGCAGCTGTCTTCAGAACGTGGACAAACCATCCTCACCGTTACGCATGATGATGATTTTGCCCGACGTTCTGATAAAATTATTCATTTGGTAGATGGCAAGATTGCCGATTGACGCCCGTCAGGCCACTTTCTTTTCTAATCCCTGCGCGTTGTAGGCAACGGTTGCCCGTCCCAGCACACGGTCCCGCATCTTCAGCGCCGGCTTCTCTATCAGGATACGTATCAACCAAGCTGCCAGTATACAGGTAATGGTGCATAACAACATCATCCAGCCGCTGTTTTTGGCGAGGCCGAGCGTCCCTGCCAGCTCCTGGGTGACATGTATTACGCCTTTGTGGCTCAGGTAAATAGCATAGGACAGTGTGGCAATCAACGTCGTGACACGTGAGTTGATCCGGTACAGCCAGCAACGCGGGCATACCGCCGCGGCCACTATCAGGCCGTAGCCAACAGACACTAACGGGAAACCATATACGGTCGCTACAGGGGAAAGACTATCTTCCGTTATAAACCAGGCGGCGGCCAGCAAGGCCAGCCCTGCCGGGAAAAGCAGGTTGGCATAACGGTTGGCCCACTCCTTCGCCAATGGCCTGAACTGAAAGAGCGCCGCGATGGACACGCCTGCCAGTAAGCCGTCCAGCCTGTTGTAAACCGGATAATAAATAGCCCGGTACCATACCACCCAAAAGTTGGGACTGTCGCTGAGCGGCGCCACCTGCTGCGTATATATCCACCAACGACAATAAAAGCCGCCGGCAAAAAGCAGCGGTATCAGCCAGAAAGCCCTGCGGCCGGCTTTTACATACAGCAACAGTGCAAGCAGACAGGGAAACACGATATAAAACTGTTCCTCTACGCACAACGACCAGGCATGCGAGAACGTTCCATGTGTTTTGAGATTTAAGCCGAAGTTCTGCGTGAAAGTGAGAAACTTCCACAAGGGAGGCAGCATTTCTTTCTCCCGGAAAACAGGGAGCAAAACATACAATGCCAGCACCAGCAGGTATGGCGGGATGATCCGGAAAAACCGTTTGATATAAAACGGTTTCAGTTTAACCGTCCCCGTGTCTGCCACCTCTCTGAACAGCTGCCCTGCTATGAGATAACCGCTGAGCACAAAAAACAGGTCCACGCCTGTCCATCCAAACCGCGCCGGCGTGTCCAGCCATTCCGGATGCGGGAAGATGCGGTAATGATAATAAAAGACGAAGAAGATGGCGAATGCGCGCAGGTGATCGAGCGACGCCAGCTTGTGCTGCAACGCATGAACAGCGTTCCTGGGATGGGTGGACATAAAGTTTGTTGGGAAGATTTTTTTGTGTTTTACAAAAGTAGGAAACGTTTTATTTTTTTTATTTTTTTTCTGCGGCAACTAATCCTGTAACTTGTTATTACAAATACAGCCCTCAATTTGTAATTCGTCATTCGTAATTGATATACGTTATGCTTTCCACCCACCATCAGGTTTTTATTGAAGTGGCCAGGGAGAAAAGTTTCTCTAAGGCCAGCCAAACGCTGTTTATCTCTCAACCGGCCATCAGCAAGCATGTGAAGTACCTGGAAGAATATTACAGAACGCGGTTGTTTGAGCGTAAAGGCATTCAAATATCGCTGACAGATGCCGGCAGTTTTTTGTTGAAGCGTTTGTTGCAGGTCGCCAATATACAGGCGGAGACAGAGTTTGAGATGGCCGCGTTCAGCGATAAGCACCAGGCCAAAGGGTTGTTAAAGCTGGGCGCCAGTACTACGGTGGCGTTGTACATCCTCCCGAAGGTGCTTTCTGCTTTTCAGCAGGAATATCCGCAGGTAGAGATCAACCTGCTGAACCGTAACGCCGAGATCGTGCTGGAGGCGCTGCTGAACCAGGAAATCAATCTGGGCATTATCGAAGGACGGGGCAAGTTGACCAATGTGGTGTACCATCCTTTCATCAATGATCAGGTGATTGCCGTCTGTGGCAGGAAAAGCGGCTTTTCCAAAACGCGGCATTATCCGCTGAAGGAGGTGCTGCGGATGCCGGTAGCGCTGCGGGAACGTGGCAGTGGTACGCTGGAGGCTTTGAAAGACGCCTTACAGAAACACAAGACCGGTATTGACGCGCTACAGGTAAAAGCGCGGCTGGGCGGCACCGAAGCGCTGAAGAATTTTCTGATAGAATCGGGCTGCATAGGCTTTCTGCCCAAACGCTCTGTGTTCAAGGAGTTGAAGCAGGGCGACCTGACCGAGATTTCATTTGAAGGACTGCATATAGAAAGAAGTTTTTATTTCATTCAGCGGAAAGGCGAGACCAGTGAACTGAATAAAAAACTGATTCGCTACGCCAGAAGCATATATAACCAATAGTTATAGGTTATAACAAAAACGACCAGCTGTTTGTTATAGGTCATTCCTACATTTACAAGGAATGACACTTACCCGAAAAAACATATCGCACCTTACTGCCTTGCAGTGTCCCCGTTGTGGCAAACAATACGACGCTACTGTATTGCAGTCATACGCCACCTGCTGCCAGCAGCCGCTGACAGCTGTTTACTCCTGCGACCTGCCTGCACCTGATTTCCTCAAGGGAAGGGACCACAGTATCTGGCGGTACCGCGAAATGCTGCCGGTAGCTGATCCCCGTCATATTGTTAGCCTGGGGGAAGGTGGCACGCCGTTGACCACCCTGCATACCCTCAGCGCACGGACGGGCGTGCAGGTATTACTAAAAGATGAAAGTGTGAACCCGACCGGCTCCTTCAAAGCCCGGGGCATCAGCGTAGCGGTATCCAAAGCGCTTGAATTTGGCATTACGCACTGCATCATTCCTTCCGCCGGCAACGCAGGCGGCGCCTTAAGCGCCTATTGCGCCAAAGCGGGCATGAAAGCCACGGTGATCATGCCGCGGCTTACCCCTGTCACACTACAGGAAGAATGCCGCCTCTATGGCGCGGAACTGCTGCTCTCCGACGGGCTGATAGATAGTTGCGGGCGCATGGCGCGCCAGCTGGTACAGGAAACCGGCGGCTTTGACATGTCTACTTTAAAAGAACCATACCGCCTGGAAGGCAAAAAAACAATGGGGTATGAAATCGCCGAACAGCTGCACTGGCAGCTGCCCGATGTGATCATCTATCCTACCGGCGGCGGCACCGGCCTGATAGGCATGTGGAAAGCCTTCCGCGAAATGCAGCAGCTGGGCTGGATCACCGGCAAGCTGCCCAGAATGATCATTATTCAATCTCAAAATTGTGCTCCCATGGTACAGTACATCGAAAACGGAAACCTACCGGACGACTTCAGCGGTTATCCATCCATAGCTTATGGCCTGGCTGTTCCACAGCCTTTTGCAAAAGACATGATGCAGGAAGTGATCCGGCAAAGCGACGGCAAAGCACTGACCGTCACCGAAGAGGAAATGGAAGCCGGCATCTCCGAAATTGCCGAGGCAGAAGGCATCCTGCTCTCCCCGGAAGGCAGCGCCACTTATATGGGCCTGAAAAAACTGATTGAAAAGGACTGGGTGCAGGAAGATGAACAGGTATTGCTGTTCAACACCGGCTCCTGGTATAAATATCGTTGATCATGAAAGCCTCCGGGCTTTCGTGGTCCGCTCAGGATTTGCCCTCTTCCCACCCCTGCAGCAAATCCTGCAGGAACTTCCGTGATTTGGACGCTTCACTTCGAAAGCCCAGTGTCACCAGCAGGTACCCGAAGATCAACATACCGAAAGGTATCAGTAAAAGTGGCTCAAACTTGCTGCCCGTACGGATGCAGTTGACTATCTCAACCAAACATCCCATCAAACCGATAGCAACCCCTCCCATCCAAAACGTCATAAACACGGCCACTACAATAGACAATGTCATTCTGATCTTCACAGCTGTATGCACGATCTCATTGCTGATATCACCGGTAATCACCGGCAGGAAAGAGTTTCTGTAATCAATGATCCGGATGATCTCAAAGCGGTTGTTTTTCACCACCCCTTCATAAGGCTTGCCGGTGACAGGCTTAGACCAGCCGATGGTAGTCCTCAGCCCCTTTTTGCTGGGCTCAACATTAGCTTCCAGCAGTTTTTTTATTTCTTCCGGAGAAAGTTTGGTTAACAACGTATAACGTTCTATGGGTAATAATTTCATGGATGATTATTGTGCCTCACAAATATGTTTAATAAATTTCCGGGCAAGGCGATCTTCATAGCTGAACCGGCCAAATATCACCACACATATGACCAACAACGCCAGCGCATAGATTAGCTTTCCCAGGCGAATGTCTCCGATAGTGGCCCATTCAAACAGCGCCCACAACAGAAATGCAGCCGCTCCTCCTCCCGTCAACAACACAAATACCATAAACATGGTGGTTACTTGCGGTATGATATCCACCTCCATGTCGATGGCTGTCTGGTGCAAGGATTTACTGACGGTTCCCTTTACCCTTATTAATTCTTTTCTTTTGAGTTTTTGACTAAGCCTGCTGATAACAAAAGTATTACCATTAACCGTGCCTGTGAAACGCAGGTCCGGATTCAATATCCCCTCAGTATACCAATAAAACTTGGGATCATACGAGGAGAAATTCGCCTGCAATGCAGCCATCACTTCATCGGGAGAAAGAGGGCTCAGTAAGGTATACCTATTCGTTGGCAGCCAGTTCATCCGTCGAAAATAAAGAATTTGCTCCGATGTCGCAAACACCCCTTCACAAAGTCGCCCCCTACCCCCTGCCGGCCCAACAAGGCTTTTTACCTTTAGGTTGTTATCAAACAATCTCCATTTCACTAGCTGTTAAAATAAAAAACTATGGCAAACAAAATCATTTCACAACGTATTTCACCGCATTTATGGTTTGAGCACCAGGCCGAAGAAGCGGCTAAATTCTATACATCGATCTTTCCTAATTCATCTATAGGCAGGATATCCCATTACACCGAGGCAGGGCACGAGATACACGGCATGCCGGCCGGTTCTGTACTGACGGTTGAGTTCACCCTCGACGGACAAACCTTTATTGCCCTCAATGGCGGCCCACTTTTCAAATTCAATGAGGCCATTTCCTTTCTGGTGAATTGCCAGACACAGGAAGAGATAGACTACTACTGGGATAAACTGCGTGCCGGCGGAGATCCCAAAGCGGACCAGTGCGGCTGGCTGAAAGATAAATTCGGCCTGTCCTGGCAGGTAGCTCCCGTGCAGATCGCGGAAATGCTCGTTGACAAAGACCAGGAACGCCTCAGCCGGGTGATGAACGCTGTCTTCCGGATGAAAAAGCTGGACCTGAAAGCGATAGAAGCCGCATATGGCGAACCTGTAGGTGCTAAATAACGTACACGGACATATAATACCTGGTCCGCTAACTGGCTGGATCGTTTAAAAAACGAAAGCGCAAAGACAGGTGTCTTCGCGCTTTCGTTATCTCTTTATACAGTTAGATTTTATAAGCCACTCCCAGTGTCAGATAGATATTATACAACGGGAAGTCCAGACCTTTGAATTCGCTGGCGAATACAGGTCTCAGGCCCCAGTTCAGATTACCCATCACTTCCAGCTTGTTCCCTACCTTGCGTAGTGCGCCGCCTTGCAGGCCGATATCAAATTTGCGGACATCTGTTCCGAAATCAAAAGTGGCATGGTCGATGACTACCTTCCCGCCGGTAGGGCCACCGTTGCGGATATAACCGTCTGACACAGTGCCATAGAAATTGGAGCTGAACAGCCACGCGGCATAACCACCCAGGTTGAAACGCCATTTGTTATTGGGCGTGAACGTGGCGCTAAGCGGAAATACCACATAGGCATTACGGACAGTCGTCTGGTTTTTACCGGAGAAGTCACCGGCAAAGGTACCACCATCTTCAGTGGTGATGATGGTAGGAAAATACAGTACCTGATCTTTGGTGCCCATGCCTTTATAGTCCAGCTTTACACCCACAGCAGCGCCCCATTTTGGCGTAATGCGGTAGCCCAGCTCATAACCCAGCGAGGGACTGAATTCCGGCCAGTAGCTGTTTATTTTCCGGATAGTATTGGGCAGGCCTACCGGTGCTGTGGCGCCGAAATTAAATCCGGCCATGATCCGGTGTTCCAGGTGAGGCTGAAAGTCTGATTTTTCTTTATCGCTTTGTTGGGCGGAGAGCTGTCCGGCTGCAAATAACAGAGCGGCCAGCAGTCCTTTTGTTTTTATATTCATCGGTTAATGAAGGGTCTTTATTCGTGAACAATTTCGAGGCTGTCAAGTACCAGGCGGCTGCCGATAGCGCCTTTGTAGTTGTCGCCGTCTTTACTGGAAGAGGCTACAATGGCCATCATCAGTTTCTCGTTGCCGTCAACTTTTCGTTTCATCATAAAAGGAATGTCGAAGCGGGTCCAGTTTTCGCGGGCGGAACCATCAGGCAGGTAGGCCGTGCCCACAATGCGGTCTGAACTGTGGATGTTGGTCGCATTCAGCCGGGTGGTACCGGTATACAATACCGCGTAAACAGCGCAGGAATCGATCATACCCGGAATAATCTTGCCGGCTTTGTCCTGGTATTGTGCTCCGGGTTTGTATTTATAGTAACCGGTGAAACGAAGCGGCTGTCCTTTATAGGGTTGTCCAAACTCGGTGGCTTCCAGTGGTTTGGCAAACGCATTCTCAATATTAAATACGCCCAGGAACATCGATCCGGCAAACAGTTTAATGCCTACCCAACCAGAGAGCACGGTACCTTCACGCGTCACCATCTCTGCTGCATATTTACCGTGGTAAGCGTCGGTGGTGGCACGAAGCGGATATGCCATCGGGTCTTCATCTACCCCGGAATAGGCAATGCCAGGGTTACCGGAAGACCATGTAACGGCACTGTCCTCATCAATGGGATATTGATATTTGAAATCGTCGTTGATCATCCATTTTTCAAAGTCCCACTTCCAGTAGCCTACGTTGACAACTTCCACTTTATAGGTCTTTTTATTAAGACCGTTGGCAGACGTTACCACGTACTGGTGTATTCCGGTATCAAAATGAATCGAGTCTCCGGATGCCGGCGTGACCGTAGCACCGGTGGAGAGGCTTAGTTTAGGCGCAATTCCTGTAGCATAGGCTTCAGGTGTCAGGTACAGCCTGATGGTGCTATTGGCCTGGTCAATAAATACATCACTTGTCAGCTGGCTCTTGTCGAGGGTAAATGTTTCAATGTCGGCCTCGGGGTTCATGGGTGCATCCTTGATACAGGATTGCAACGACCCGGCGACGGCCACGACGTAGCATAGTTTCCGCAGTTTCATGGTTATCAATTGGTTAACGAAATAGCGGCAAAGGTAGGGAATCTATTTTCAATACTGTACATATATGTTTAACGGTATATGTAACAAAATTCATAACATTGTGAAATGATGAACAGAACACGCATTCAAAGGATATTGATCTATGCCGCCAAATGTATAAGTGGCGTGTTGGTGGTCTTGTTCCTGTCCTGGCTGCTCGATTATCCGGATGTTGTATGGGTACTGATTTCTGTGATGCTGGTGTTATCTCCGGACGGTTCGGACGCTCTCACCCTGGCGGTTACACGCATCAAGGCCAATGTGATTGGCGCGATATCGGGTTTTTTGCTGCTGTTATGTCATCCTAACCTGCTGATCACCATGAGCGTGGCCGTATGCGTGACGGTGGTGCTGTGCAATCTTTTTAACCTGGAAGCTGCTACCCGTACCGCATTGGCGGCCACCATCATCGTAATGACGCATGAAGCGGGCGCACATCTGTGGGACACGGCCGTGGGCAGGGTGCTGTCCGTATTGACCGGCTGTGTGCTGGGGCTGTTGATCACCTTTATTTTCCATAACCGCTATACGAAACAGACCGCTGAGATGATCCTGTCCAAAACAACTGATCGCGGCGGTGAATAACAAGTACAGAATTCCTCCAGAATTGCCTTCTACATTTGGAAGGTCAAGGAGTGATGCATGAAAAAGATGATACTTTCCACTGGCCTGGCCCTGGGCGCCATGACCAGCCCTGTAAAGGCCCAGTTACAGACCGATTCCCTCGCTGCTACCGTTAAGGACTCTTTTCACCTGGAGATAAAGCCTGCACCAGCACCGGCTTTCCGCACCACGGCCACCGGCCTGGTGGTCCCCGTAGTGATGATCGGTTATGGCGTGGCAGCCTTACGATGGCATCCGCTCTCCGATCTCAATCACAGTACCAATAAAGAAATACAGGAAGACCATTCAGGGTTTCATACCACGGTGGACAGCTATCTGCAGTTTGCGCCCGCAGCTGCCGTATACGTGCTCAATGCCGCCGGTGTGCATGGCAAACACAATTTCCGCGACAGGACCATTATTCTGGGTATTTCCGCGGTGTTTACGGCCGGCTCTGTGGAGCTGGTGAAACATGCCTCACACGAAACCCGCCCGGATGGCAGCGACAATCTCTCCTTTCCTTCCGGACATACGGCAACAGCTTTTGCTACGGCCGAATTTCTCCGCCAGGAATACAAGGATGTTTCCCCCTGGTACGGCATCGCAGGTTATGCTGCCGCTACCGCAACAGGCGCACTCAGAATGTACAACAATAAACACTGGTTCAGTGATGTGGTGGCAGGCGCCGGATTCGGTATCCTTAGCACCAAAGCAGCGTACTGGGTGTATCCGTGGATACAACGCAAATTATTCAGGGATACTAACAAGCACGCCTCTACGGTTATTTTACCTTACTACAACACACAATGGCACAGCGCCGGGCTGAGCATCGCTTTCTTTGGCCGTTAACCACCAATAGCCATACAGGCTATACGGGCTCAACGCCAGCAATAGCGATACCCTCCCGGCACCTGCTTATTACCTGCACGCATGTAGCACGACTGCCGTTTGTGCGGAAGCGGTAACAACCAAATATTCATAAAAATAGGGGTAATACAGACACTTACTAAACTTAATAAAACTAAAGACAGCACAAGGTTACAAACACCCTAAAAAAAAACGTCAGGCAAAATTGGGGGTTTCTTTCTGTTTTTTTTGTGAGTCAATTGTTAATCCCGGTAAAAAAGCAGTGATGTTAATTCTATATCTGTTATGTTGAAAATAATATTATCGAATAACAGCACGTTAACATCAGATTTACATTTGGAGAGTCAAGTCGTAGTATATTTGGCCGGTACGACTTAACCTTAACCCTCTTATGTACTTTGTACTGGTCCTTTTTTGTATGATTGTCAGTGTGGTAGCATACGCAGTCTATTTGATCGGCCGCCTGGCCATACCCGCTGTGCCATCGCTGCCGGCACCGCCGGCAGGAGACGACGCCCTTGCAGACGTGACCATCACCAGTGTCTCCAACAGCACCTTTACCATTTCCAGGTACCTGCGTAATATCCGCAACATGTCCTCACACCGGTTTGTGACAGTGGCCACCCGCCAGATCGTGCGTACTCCCATGGGCACTACCAGCAGCATACGCATCATTGAAAATATCGCCCCTGGCGATGAGCGGCAGCTGGGGCACACCGATCATGTGCAGGAAGGCAGTACTTCCATTTACATCGGTTACGAAATTATCTGGGCACGTTATACGCCCGCACCAACTTATTACAGGCATACGCCTCCCCCTTCGCCATACACCGGCGGAATAGACACAGCAGAACTTAAACCAGGCCTGCTTTACCAGATACTGTTACAGGAAACCTAAGTCAATTGGCCGGGGCTTTATCTTTTATCAGGGTAATCCACAATATGGTCAGCAACACGGCCTCTGTAGCGCCGGCGGTCACATCTTCCAGAAAATGCTGGCTCATATACATCCTGGAATAAGCCACCATGGCTGCCAGTAACAGAAATACCAGCGACCAGTATTTGTTTTTTACATAATAGGAAAACACCGTGGCTGCCGTGAACGCACATACGCTGTGCCCCGAAGGGAAGCTCCTGAAGTTATCCAGTACTTCTACGCCCGGCACAAAATAGATATCGTGCAGCCGCTCCACAAAAAAACGGCGTGGCCGGGGGAAAGCGACCGTAAACTTCAGCGCAAAATTGACCATGGAATTAAACAGATAGGCAGCTGCCAACACAATGCCCTGCCGCTTATTAAAATAAAACAACAGTACGGTCAGCACCACGCAGGCCGCCGTACTTCCCAGTTCAGTGATACGGGGAAACAGCCAGTCGCCCCAACTGGTATGCAAACGGTTTACATAAAAATAAACCTCTTCCCTGCTATAAATACTGCGTAGTATCAGCACCATGGTCACCAGCCCGATAAACGGCCAAATCAGCATCTTCAGCTGCTGGTACACCTGCAGCAACCGCTGCGCGAACGTCGGCTGTTGCATAGGCTATCGGGTTAACCTGCGGTGGTAGTTGATCTGCCCCAGGTGATAGTTGAGGTGTCCATACAAATGCACCAGGAAATGATTGGTGGTGGTCATCTCCCCCAACACCCGCTCGGGATAAGTTTTATCCAGCGTTTCCGGGGTAAGGCCCACGATAACGGTCAGCACTACACGGCGGGTAACGCCCACCAGTGCCAGCAGTTCCTGCCGCGGCACGTTTTTATCGCTGAATTCCCGTTCCCTGTTCCTGACGTAACCGCTCTGGCCCAAATTGGCGCCAATATAATGCTGCAGGTTACCGCAAAGGTGCAGGCACAGGTTGCCGGCGGAGTTCTTAATCCCCTCCGGCACCCGCCAGATGGCTTCCTCCGAGTCATATGCGGCGATTTCGTCTTCCAGGCGGCTCAGGTCCCGCTCAAATAAATTGATTAATATTTCTGTAAGCATAGCAGCTAAGATAAGGAACTATTGGAAACGACCGGCCATTTTCCCCATGGCTAACGCCAACGGATATACTTTTCCTTAAGCCGTTGGTTTTAAGGCGATCTGACATGGTTTTTGCGGGGGACGTGAAAAGATAAACATAAATACCCTGATAATTGTTGAACCAACATAATATCACCGCATGGCAAAACAGGACCAGAGAACATTAACCCCGTTTCAGCAACGCTGGCACAATATCATCTTTGAAGCGGACACGCCTGCCGGCCGGGCATTTGATATCATGCTACTGCTGCTGATCCTGTTCAGTGTAATGATTGTGATGCTGGAAAGCGTGGCGGGCATACAACAACGGTTCGACCGGATATTTACGCTGCTGGAGTGGGTGTTCACTATTCTTTTTACCCTGGAATACCTGTTCAGGATATGGTGCAGTTACCGGCCCAAGGCTTATATCTTCAGTTTTTACGGATTGATAGACCTCCTTTGTGTGCTGCCTACCTATGTGGAGTTTATCTTTGGCGGCGCGCATTTCCTGCTGGCCATCCGGATACTGCGCCTGATGCGTATTTTCAGGATTTTTAAGCTGGTGCCTTTTCTCAATGAAAGCAAACAGCTGGCGCTGGCGCTGGAGCACAGCCGGCGTAAGATCGCTGTTTTTCTTTTCTTTATCCTGCTGTTGACCGTGGTGCTGGGCTCTGTCATGTATGTGATAGAATCGGGGCATAATTCCGGTTTCACCAGTATACCCGTCAGCGTTTACTGGGCCGTGGTAACACTCACCACCGTGGGATATGGTGATATTGCCCCCATTACGCCGCTGGGACAGGCATTCTCGGCGCTGATCAT
This window of the Chitinophaga varians genome carries:
- a CDS encoding ABC transporter permease; its protein translation is MKIFTNIKLAATIAFTHMRARLKQTVIATAGVTFGITVFIFMVSFIQGSNDFVQAVAFEQSPHLRLYNEIQTAPSNILDRAEPGTINMVSHVKPKDILLNLKDGPQIVQALQQDPRVTAVSGSVSTQVFYRLGSSSINGTINGIRFEQENALFNLQSKLVDGSFRELSTLPNSIVVGVGLARRLNVKTGDRLEVTTEKGNNFSVKVVGIFKTGLTDIDKQQSYASLNTVQRFLEVPVSYITDIKIKLHDMELAPAMSKELQAKYGFHGSDWKQDNSALLEGDALRKMIVYGVATTILLVAGFGIFNILTMMIYEKMKDIAILKAMGFSDTDIRWIFLVQALIIGITGALMGLVFGFLAAYGISKMPYKSDVMITLDHLPVSFSAVYYVTGFTFGILTTTLAGYLPSRKAAGVDPITILRG
- a CDS encoding ABC transporter ATP-binding protein codes for the protein MNLIEVRNINKYFYQPSKMQVLTDVSLDIEKGHFVSITGKSGSGKSTLLYLLSTMDTAFEGSIRINGEEMQGKRNRWLADFRNHHIGFVFQFHYLLPEFSALRNVMLPALKLARYAPDEIEHRAMDLLKLLGVDEQATKRASMLSGGQQQRVAIARALINEPLIIMGDEPTGNLDSQNAAIVFDLFRQLSSERGQTILTVTHDDDFARRSDKIIHLVDGKIAD
- a CDS encoding acyltransferase family protein, whose protein sequence is MSTHPRNAVHALQHKLASLDHLRAFAIFFVFYYHYRIFPHPEWLDTPARFGWTGVDLFFVLSGYLIAGQLFREVADTGTVKLKPFYIKRFFRIIPPYLLVLALYVLLPVFREKEMLPPLWKFLTFTQNFGLNLKTHGTFSHAWSLCVEEQFYIVFPCLLALLLYVKAGRRAFWLIPLLFAGGFYCRWWIYTQQVAPLSDSPNFWVVWYRAIYYPVYNRLDGLLAGVSIAALFQFRPLAKEWANRYANLLFPAGLALLAAAWFITEDSLSPVATVYGFPLVSVGYGLIVAAAVCPRCWLYRINSRVTTLIATLSYAIYLSHKGVIHVTQELAGTLGLAKNSGWMMLLCTITCILAAWLIRILIEKPALKMRDRVLGRATVAYNAQGLEKKVA
- a CDS encoding LysR family transcriptional regulator, which encodes MLSTHHQVFIEVAREKSFSKASQTLFISQPAISKHVKYLEEYYRTRLFERKGIQISLTDAGSFLLKRLLQVANIQAETEFEMAAFSDKHQAKGLLKLGASTTVALYILPKVLSAFQQEYPQVEINLLNRNAEIVLEALLNQEINLGIIEGRGKLTNVVYHPFINDQVIAVCGRKSGFSKTRHYPLKEVLRMPVALRERGSGTLEALKDALQKHKTGIDALQVKARLGGTEALKNFLIESGCIGFLPKRSVFKELKQGDLTEISFEGLHIERSFYFIQRKGETSELNKKLIRYARSIYNQ
- a CDS encoding threonine synthase, giving the protein MTLTRKNISHLTALQCPRCGKQYDATVLQSYATCCQQPLTAVYSCDLPAPDFLKGRDHSIWRYREMLPVADPRHIVSLGEGGTPLTTLHTLSARTGVQVLLKDESVNPTGSFKARGISVAVSKALEFGITHCIIPSAGNAGGALSAYCAKAGMKATVIMPRLTPVTLQEECRLYGAELLLSDGLIDSCGRMARQLVQETGGFDMSTLKEPYRLEGKKTMGYEIAEQLHWQLPDVIIYPTGGGTGLIGMWKAFREMQQLGWITGKLPRMIIIQSQNCAPMVQYIENGNLPDDFSGYPSIAYGLAVPQPFAKDMMQEVIRQSDGKALTVTEEEMEAGISEIAEAEGILLSPEGSATYMGLKKLIEKDWVQEDEQVLLFNTGSWYKYR
- a CDS encoding VOC family protein; its protein translation is MANKIISQRISPHLWFEHQAEEAAKFYTSIFPNSSIGRISHYTEAGHEIHGMPAGSVLTVEFTLDGQTFIALNGGPLFKFNEAISFLVNCQTQEEIDYYWDKLRAGGDPKADQCGWLKDKFGLSWQVAPVQIAEMLVDKDQERLSRVMNAVFRMKKLDLKAIEAAYGEPVGAK
- a CDS encoding outer membrane beta-barrel protein, which translates into the protein MNIKTKGLLAALLFAAGQLSAQQSDKEKSDFQPHLEHRIMAGFNFGATAPVGLPNTIRKINSYWPEFSPSLGYELGYRITPKWGAAVGVKLDYKGMGTKDQVLYFPTIITTEDGGTFAGDFSGKNQTTVRNAYVVFPLSATFTPNNKWRFNLGGYAAWLFSSNFYGTVSDGYIRNGGPTGGKVVIDHATFDFGTDVRKFDIGLQGGALRKVGNKLEVMGNLNWGLRPVFASEFKGLDFPLYNIYLTLGVAYKI